The following is a genomic window from Pectobacterium carotovorum.
TATCACGAGTACGCAGCAGCACGCCCAGTACCGCTCCCGCCTGCCCTAATACCGCAGGAACCAGTAGCGGCATCATAGTGTCATGACCTAATACGCTGAGGTTATTGATCATCAGCGGCGTTAGCCCCCAATGCAGACCAAAGATCACGAACACCTGCCACAGCGCCCCCATCAACGCGCCCGCAATCATGGAGTTCAGCCCATAAATCAGCTGGTAGCCGCTAGCCAGCATATGTCCAAGCCAGGTTGCCGCAGGACCAATCAGCAGGAACGTGACAGGAACCGTAATGCAAAGGCACAGCAGCGGCGTGAAGAAATTGCGGATATTGATATGCAAGATGGCATTCAGCGGTTTTTCCAGACGTGAAGCAAGCCAGGCCGAGAAAATAATCGGAATAACGGAAGAAGCATAATTGATGAAGGTAATCGGAATGCCGAGGAAATACAGTTGTTGATAACCCGCATTCTGCATGGCACCAAATTCAGCGATCATGGATGGATGCACCAGCGTGGCACCAATTACCATGGTAACAAATGGATTGCCACCAAATTTCTTCCCTGCGGTATAGCCTAATACTACCGGGAAGAAAAAGAATAACGCATCGCTTGCCGCAAACAGCACTTTATAGGTTCCGCTGGTTTCAACCATCCAACCACACGCCAGACTAAGCGCGAGGAAACCTTTTAAAATACCCGATGCCGCCATCACCCCAATTAACGGCGTAAATATTCCAGAAATAATATCAATGAAGCGGGAGAAGATATTTACTTTTTTCTCATCGCCCTCTTCATGATCCTCGGAATCAGTCCTATCGGTCAATCCAGAAATATCCAGTAAGCTGCGATAGACGTCGCTGACATGATTGCCTACGACGACCTGAAACTGTCCGCCGCTTTCAACCACCATAATCACGCCTGAGTTATCTTTCAGCGCCGCGGCATCCGCTTTTTTGTTGTCTTTTAATTTAAAACGTAATCGGGTTGCGCAGTGCATGACGCTAATGATGTTGCCGCGCCCGCCGACACCATCGAGTATCTCACTTGCTAATGCTTTGTATTCCATCGTCTATCCTTAATACTAAACAGACTTAAATATCAATGATTTAAGATTGCCAGTTCTGTTTGAGACAAAAAAAAACCTAAATCGCTTTTCCCAATAAACATTGAGAAAACGATTTAGGTTTTGCCTGCCCGCCGAGACCAGCCTGACAGTAACAATCCTGCTTGTTTGTCAGCGTGATTACTGCGCCGACAATAAAACCAACTTCATCTGATAATTTGCTTTCCACATACTTTATGCTTTCACTTTCACCGTGTGCAAGTACATTTATCTTATCACACGGCTATTTTGTGACGAAAAGCAAATTAGCAGAAATTATTCCCCATCACCTGGTTCTATTTTATCCTGACCTTCTGTCCGAACACGTTCAATATGAATCGTTAAGAACATCAGCTCTTCTTTCGTTAACGTGTAGTGATATTTTTGAATAATATGCGCTTGTATTTTTTCCGCACAGCGATAAGAAAGTTGATACCGTTCTTTCACAACATCATGTAATGATTCATCATCACTAAATACTGTGCTTTTTCCTATTAGCCTCTGCGCGAAAAACTTCAAATGCGTCACAAAACGGTGATAGCTTAACGCTTGTTCGTTATAATCCAGATTCAGCTGATATTTTACAATATTCAGTATTTCCTGCATGATTTTGGTAATTTGCAGTACTTCCGGCATTTCGCTATCGAGCTGTGCGTTCACCAAGTGCAGAGCAATAAACCCGGCTTCATCTTCCGGTAAGCGCACGGCCAAACGCTGCTCAATAATATCCAGCGCTTCCAGACCAACAGCGAACTCTTTTGGATACAGGCGCTTTATTTCCCATAACAGTACATTGCGGATATCCACCCCTTGTTTATGGCGTTCTATCGCAAAATGGCAGTGATCCGTTAAAGAGATATAGACGCTGTTTTGCAATTTCCCCGGCAAACGGTCTTTTGCCAGCAAAATGATCTTGTCAGCTGTCGTGATGACATCCATCGGAATCTCTGACAGCAGCTCCTGTAGGCGTGACGTCAGCTCCCCGGATTTCATCACAAACACACGTTCAATCAGCGTTTCGTCCAGCAGATCGCCAGAGTGCTTTTTG
Proteins encoded in this region:
- the licT gene encoding BglG family transcription antiterminator LicT translates to MKIAKILNNNVVTVIDENNNESVVMGRGLGFKKHSGDLLDETLIERVFVMKSGELTSRLQELLSEIPMDVITTADKIILLAKDRLPGKLQNSVYISLTDHCHFAIERHKQGVDIRNVLLWEIKRLYPKEFAVGLEALDIIEQRLAVRLPEDEAGFIALHLVNAQLDSEMPEVLQITKIMQEILNIVKYQLNLDYNEQALSYHRFVTHLKFFAQRLIGKSTVFSDDESLHDVVKERYQLSYRCAEKIQAHIIQKYHYTLTKEELMFLTIHIERVRTEGQDKIEPGDGE
- the bglF gene encoding PTS beta-glucoside transporter subunit IIABC, whose amino-acid sequence is MEYKALASEILDGVGGRGNIISVMHCATRLRFKLKDNKKADAAALKDNSGVIMVVESGGQFQVVVGNHVSDVYRSLLDISGLTDRTDSEDHEEGDEKKVNIFSRFIDIISGIFTPLIGVMAASGILKGFLALSLACGWMVETSGTYKVLFAASDALFFFFPVVLGYTAGKKFGGNPFVTMVIGATLVHPSMIAEFGAMQNAGYQQLYFLGIPITFINYASSVIPIIFSAWLASRLEKPLNAILHINIRNFFTPLLCLCITVPVTFLLIGPAATWLGHMLASGYQLIYGLNSMIAGALMGALWQVFVIFGLHWGLTPLMINNLSVLGHDTMMPLLVPAVLGQAGAVLGVLLRTRDMKLKGISGSAFSAAIFGITEPAVYGVTLPLKRPFIFGCVGGAMGAAILGYFHTTIYSFGFPSIFTFTQVIPPIGVDNTVWAAIIGTAIAFTFAAVATWAFGIPAQEKTTDANAPVAAPQATPRQSDATRKQEISSPIEGTALPLEQVGDETFASGLMGKGIAIKPQAGRVVSPVNGTVASLFKTNHAIGLESEEGAEVLIHVGIDTVKLDGQYFTAHIKTGDVVKQGDLLVEFDYQAIEKAGYDTTTPVIITNSEDYVDVLPTAGNTVQEQGALLTLIR